The sequence TTGAGGAGGATGCGCTTGTACTTGAGACCGTTGCTCAACAGAGTCTCCTCTCGTGAGGAGCGACCCCCGACACATGACGGGGGTCGCCCTTCGAATTGGCCTAGCTTACTTGCCCATCTGGGCGGCGACTTCGGCCGCGAAGTCCTCGACCTTCTTCTCGATGCCTTCGCCGAGCACGAAGCGGGCGAAGCGCTTGACGCTCATCTTGGCGCCGAGCTTGCTCGCGCGATCGTTGATCACGTCGGTCACGCTCTTGCTGGGCTCCTTGATGAAGGGCTGGTCGAGGAGGCAGACCTGCTCGAAGTACTTGTTGATGCGACCCTCGACGATCTTGCCGCGGACGGCCTCGGGCTTGGCCTTGATCTCGTCCTGCTCGGCGAGGATGCGGCGCTCGGCCTCGATCTGCTCCGCGGGGACTTCGTTGCGGTTGACGAAGGCGGGGCTGCTGGCGGCAACCTGCATGGCGAGGTCGCGGGCGAGCTCCTGAGCATCACCGCTGGCGCTGATGTCCTTGTCCGAGATCAGCTCGATCAGCACGCCGATCTTGCCACCCAGGTGGATGTAGGTGCCGACCAGGTTGGTACCCTCGGCGGTGTAGCGGGCGAAGCGACGGATGTCGATCTTCTCGCCGATCTTGGCGACCTTGACGTTGAGGGCCTCGTCGACGGTCTTGCC is a genomic window of bacterium containing:
- a CDS encoding elongation factor Ts, with the translated sequence MEISASLVKELREKTGAGMMDCKKALTEVGGDLEKAIELLRKKGLAAAAKKAGRIASEGAVGSYLTPDGRVGALVEVNCETDFVARNEEFVAFVKEIAQQAAEKATSEAGVGADLMAQPFVAEPGKTVDEALNVKVAKIGEKIDIRRFARYTAEGTNLVGTYIHLGGKIGVLIELISDKDISASGDAQELARDLAMQVAASSPAFVNRNEVPAEQIEAERRILAEQDEIKAKPEAVRGKIVEGRINKYFEQVCLLDQPFIKEPSKSVTDVINDRASKLGAKMSVKRFARFVLGEGIEKKVEDFAAEVAAQMGK